A region of Crenobacter cavernae DNA encodes the following proteins:
- the dsbD gene encoding protein-disulfide reductase DsbD, with protein MTAFRLTTLRRLAAFAALLFFLPTLAFAVDADELLPPEKAFPVSATREGDAVRVRVEVSPGYYLYRDRSRFASEPDGLLAGPARMPDGKHKKDPFFGEQVVYTSPVDIIVPLKAGAPEQFMLKVTVQGCAEVGVCYPPYTTRVRVGGKAGPLDWLGGDRPTPPANAPPATLGDGGRVVTLATFWIAGLGTAFTACMYPLLPILSSIIAGQGHTLTRRRGFFLALAYVQGLALTYTAVGVLAGLTGSLLTVWLQQPAVVLSAATLMVILALSMFGLFNLQLPSSWQSRLADGSNKLSGGHFVPVFGMGVLSALIVGPCVAPPLALALGYIGRTGDAFLGGGALYAMALGLGTPLLLLGAFGGEILPRAGAWMKGVKASFGVVMLAVALWMASPFLPGMAVMLGWAALAIGSAVFLRAFDALPANAGARQRLLKALGLLLFLAGAAQLVGALSGRYEPASPLKGLFGGEAQATERLAFQPVSNIAALDAAIAASAGKPVLLDFYADWCVACKELEAKTFTDPAVAAAMRRFTLLRADVTANNAEHQALLKRFGLFGPPGLILFDAQGREAKRVIGYVEAPAFLPQLTPLLPR; from the coding sequence ATGACCGCATTTCGCTTAACGACCCTGCGCCGGCTCGCCGCCTTCGCCGCGCTGCTGTTCTTCCTGCCCACGCTGGCCTTCGCGGTCGACGCCGACGAACTGTTGCCACCCGAAAAGGCCTTTCCGGTCAGCGCGACGCGCGAGGGCGATGCCGTCAGGGTCCGCGTCGAGGTCAGCCCCGGCTACTACCTGTACCGCGACCGCAGCCGCTTCGCCAGCGAGCCGGACGGCCTGCTCGCCGGCCCGGCCAGGATGCCCGACGGCAAGCACAAGAAAGACCCTTTCTTCGGCGAGCAGGTGGTCTATACGAGCCCGGTCGACATCATCGTGCCGCTCAAGGCCGGCGCGCCCGAACAGTTCATGCTGAAAGTGACGGTGCAAGGCTGCGCCGAGGTCGGCGTCTGCTACCCGCCGTACACCACCCGCGTCAGAGTCGGCGGCAAGGCCGGCCCGCTCGACTGGCTCGGCGGCGACCGACCGACGCCGCCCGCCAATGCGCCGCCGGCCACGCTCGGCGACGGCGGGCGTGTCGTGACGCTCGCCACCTTCTGGATCGCCGGCCTCGGCACGGCGTTTACCGCGTGCATGTACCCCCTTCTGCCCATCCTGTCGTCCATCATCGCCGGCCAGGGCCACACGCTGACCCGCCGGCGTGGCTTTTTTCTGGCGCTCGCCTACGTGCAGGGGCTGGCGTTGACCTATACGGCGGTCGGCGTGCTCGCCGGCCTCACCGGCAGCCTGCTGACCGTCTGGCTGCAACAGCCGGCGGTCGTGCTGTCGGCCGCCACGCTGATGGTGATCCTGGCGCTGTCGATGTTCGGCCTGTTCAATCTGCAACTGCCGTCCAGCTGGCAGAGCCGGCTGGCCGACGGTTCCAATAAGCTCTCCGGCGGCCACTTCGTCCCGGTGTTCGGCATGGGCGTGCTGTCGGCGCTGATCGTCGGCCCGTGCGTCGCGCCGCCCTTGGCGCTCGCGCTCGGCTACATCGGCCGCACCGGCGACGCGTTCCTCGGCGGCGGCGCGCTGTACGCGATGGCGCTGGGCCTGGGCACGCCGCTCTTGCTGCTCGGCGCCTTCGGCGGCGAGATCCTGCCGCGCGCAGGCGCGTGGATGAAAGGCGTCAAGGCCAGCTTCGGCGTGGTGATGCTGGCCGTCGCGCTGTGGATGGCTTCGCCCTTCCTGCCGGGCATGGCGGTGATGCTCGGCTGGGCGGCGCTCGCGATCGGCAGCGCGGTGTTTCTTCGTGCTTTCGACGCCCTGCCGGCCAATGCCGGCGCACGACAGCGGCTGCTGAAGGCCTTGGGCCTGCTGCTCTTCCTCGCCGGCGCGGCACAGCTCGTCGGCGCGCTCAGCGGGCGCTACGAGCCTGCGTCGCCGCTCAAGGGCCTGTTCGGCGGCGAAGCACAAGCGACCGAGCGGCTCGCCTTCCAGCCGGTGTCGAACATCGCTGCGCTCGACGCCGCGATCGCCGCCAGCGCAGGCAAACCGGTGCTGCTCGACTTCTACGCCGACTGGTGCGTCGCGTGCAAGGAGCTGGAAGCCAAGACCTTCACCGACCCGGCGGTCGCCGCCGCAATGCGGCGCTTCACGCTGTTGCGCGCCGACGTCACCGCCAACAACGCCGAACACCAGGCGCTGCTGAAGCGCTTCGGCCTGTTCGGCCCGCCCGGGCTGATCCTGTTCGACGCGCAAGGCCGCGAGGCCAAACGCGTGATCGGCTATGTCGAGGCGCCCGCCTTCCTGCCGCAACTGACGCCGCTGCTGCCGCGCTGA
- a CDS encoding thiolase family protein, whose protein sequence is MQSEAVMILSACRTPTGAFCGALASLSASELGATVLAGALAASRLDADDIDEVLMGCVLPAGLGQAPARQAALGAGLPALVGATTLNKVCGSGLKAVMLAYDMIRAGSARRLLAGGMESMSNAPHLLLKSRRGWRMGSVAVEDHMMLDGLEDAYENEPMGVYAERCAHHYGFTRAEQDAFALASLERALASRGAGEIVPVAVKGRGGEAAVSDDEPPSRASPEKIAALKPAFVAGGTVTAANSSSIADGAAALALAPLSEVERLGLTPRARIVGHASHAQAPGWFTTAPLGAIDKLLTRIGWTVDDVDLFEVNEAFAVVVLAAMRDLKLPHDKVNVRGGACALGHPIGASGARILVTLLAALEERGLRRGVASLCIGGGEAVALAVERVV, encoded by the coding sequence ATGCAAAGCGAAGCGGTGATGATCCTGTCCGCCTGTCGGACCCCGACGGGCGCTTTCTGCGGCGCGCTCGCGAGCTTGTCGGCGTCCGAATTGGGCGCGACCGTGCTGGCCGGCGCGCTGGCCGCATCGCGGCTCGACGCCGACGACATCGACGAAGTGCTGATGGGCTGCGTGCTGCCGGCCGGCCTCGGCCAGGCGCCGGCGCGCCAGGCGGCGCTGGGGGCCGGGCTGCCGGCGTTGGTCGGCGCGACGACGCTGAACAAGGTCTGCGGCTCGGGGCTGAAGGCGGTGATGCTCGCTTACGACATGATTCGTGCCGGTTCTGCGCGCCGTCTCCTCGCCGGCGGCATGGAGAGCATGAGCAATGCACCGCACCTCTTGCTCAAATCGCGCCGCGGCTGGCGCATGGGCTCGGTCGCGGTCGAGGACCACATGATGCTAGATGGTCTCGAGGACGCGTACGAGAACGAGCCGATGGGCGTGTACGCCGAGCGCTGCGCGCACCACTACGGCTTTACGCGCGCCGAGCAGGACGCGTTCGCGCTCGCGTCGCTCGAGCGCGCGCTCGCGTCACGAGGCGCAGGCGAGATCGTGCCGGTGGCGGTCAAGGGGCGCGGCGGCGAGGCCGCCGTGTCTGATGACGAGCCGCCGTCGCGCGCGAGCCCGGAGAAGATCGCCGCGCTGAAGCCGGCCTTCGTCGCGGGCGGCACGGTGACCGCCGCCAACTCGAGCTCGATCGCCGATGGTGCGGCGGCGTTGGCGCTGGCGCCCTTGTCCGAAGTCGAACGGCTGGGCTTGACGCCTCGCGCGCGCATCGTCGGCCACGCGAGCCACGCGCAGGCGCCCGGCTGGTTCACGACCGCGCCGCTTGGGGCCATCGACAAGCTGTTGACGCGGATCGGCTGGACGGTCGACGACGTCGACCTGTTCGAGGTCAACGAGGCGTTCGCGGTCGTGGTGCTGGCGGCGATGCGCGACTTGAAGCTGCCGCACGACAAGGTCAACGTGCGCGGCGGCGCATGCGCGCTCGGCCACCCGATCGGCGCGTCGGGCGCGCGCATCCTGGTGACGCTGCTCGCGGCGCTCGAAGAGCGGGGTTTGCGTCGCGGCGTCGCGTCGCTGTGCATCGGTGGCGGCGAGGCGGTGGCGCTGGCGGTGGAGAGGGTCGTGTAA
- a CDS encoding enoyl-CoA hydratase/isomerase family protein, whose amino-acid sequence MSTQPVHFSRLHGGNGHTVALARLNTPATLNALTLEMVEALDAQLVAWAADPEVALVVLHGAGARAFCAGGDVHAMRDVALGQARDEAVAILTRFFAAEYRLDHRIHRYPKPILAWGDGIVMGGGLGLLAGASHRVVTENSRLAMPEINIGLYPDVGASHFLGRLDALGRFLALTAATLNAADALHCRLADIALESDAFPALLERLAATRWRHDAQDDRARLTALLSGLAAEAPPTLAPSPVAAHRTAIETIASRSTLAEFAAALDVTQDDWLASAREQFAAGSPSSRALIWEIGERLKDASLAEALRAELALSVNTCLSPDFAEGVRAQLVDKDKQPRWQPATLAEVDPADIAARFDAPWRGPHPLAELD is encoded by the coding sequence ATGTCTACGCAACCGGTTCACTTCTCGCGTCTTCACGGAGGCAACGGCCACACCGTCGCGCTCGCCCGGCTCAACACGCCCGCCACCCTCAATGCGCTGACGCTGGAGATGGTCGAGGCGCTCGACGCCCAGCTCGTCGCCTGGGCCGCCGACCCCGAGGTCGCGCTGGTCGTGCTTCACGGCGCCGGCGCGCGCGCCTTCTGCGCCGGAGGCGACGTGCATGCGATGCGTGACGTGGCGCTCGGCCAGGCCCGCGACGAAGCCGTCGCCATCCTGACGCGCTTCTTCGCGGCCGAATACCGGCTCGACCACCGCATCCACCGTTACCCGAAGCCGATCCTGGCCTGGGGCGACGGCATCGTGATGGGCGGCGGGCTCGGCCTCTTGGCCGGCGCGAGCCACCGCGTCGTCACCGAAAACAGCCGGCTCGCGATGCCCGAGATCAACATCGGCCTCTACCCGGACGTCGGCGCCAGCCACTTCCTCGGCCGGCTCGACGCGCTCGGGCGTTTTCTCGCGCTGACCGCCGCGACGCTCAACGCGGCCGACGCGCTCCATTGCCGGCTCGCCGACATCGCGCTCGAGAGCGACGCCTTCCCGGCGCTGCTCGAGCGGCTCGCCGCGACACGCTGGCGCCATGACGCACAGGACGACCGCGCGCGGCTGACGGCCCTCTTGTCCGGGCTAGCCGCCGAGGCACCGCCGACGCTCGCCCCGTCGCCGGTCGCCGCGCACCGCACGGCCATCGAAACGATCGCCAGCCGTTCGACGTTGGCCGAGTTCGCCGCTGCGCTCGACGTCACTCAGGACGACTGGCTGGCGAGCGCGCGGGAACAGTTCGCCGCCGGCTCACCCTCGAGCCGCGCGCTGATCTGGGAGATCGGCGAACGGCTGAAAGACGCGTCTTTGGCCGAGGCCCTCCGCGCCGAACTGGCGCTGTCGGTCAACACCTGCCTTTCGCCCGACTTCGCCGAAGGCGTTCGCGCCCAGCTCGTCGACAAGGACAAGCAACCGCGCTGGCAACCGGCCACGTTGGCCGAGGTCGATCCGGCCGACATCGCCGCGCGCTTCGATGCGCCATGGCGCGGGCCGCATCCGCTCGCCGAGCTTGACTAG
- a CDS encoding competence/damage-inducible protein A, with protein sequence MDVGALIIGDELLSGKRQDKHLQALIRLLAARGMKLAWAECLGDSPARIEAALKRAFAGGDLVFSFGGIGATPDDHTRACAARALGVGLELHPDAKTIIEGRFGADAYPHRINMGVFPAGARLIANPVNQIPGFSHGDVHFVPGFPSMAWPMVEAVLDTRYPHLFSAIPDVDVTLIAIEAREGDLIDLMQDFVARYPALRFSSLPSFATAERPMQIEFGFTGQSALAAIALAELEKALKARDYTVLPGKSA encoded by the coding sequence ATGGACGTAGGCGCACTGATCATCGGCGACGAACTGTTGTCGGGCAAGCGGCAGGACAAGCATCTGCAGGCGCTGATCCGCCTCCTCGCCGCGCGCGGCATGAAGCTCGCGTGGGCGGAATGTCTCGGCGATTCGCCGGCGCGGATCGAGGCGGCGCTCAAGCGTGCGTTTGCCGGTGGCGACCTGGTGTTCAGCTTCGGCGGCATCGGCGCGACGCCAGACGACCATACCCGCGCCTGCGCGGCGCGCGCGCTCGGCGTCGGGCTGGAATTGCATCCGGACGCCAAGACGATCATCGAGGGCCGCTTCGGTGCCGACGCCTATCCGCACCGCATCAATATGGGCGTGTTTCCCGCCGGCGCGCGGCTGATCGCGAACCCGGTCAACCAGATCCCGGGCTTCAGCCATGGCGACGTGCACTTCGTGCCGGGCTTTCCTTCGATGGCGTGGCCGATGGTCGAAGCGGTACTCGATACCCGCTACCCGCATCTGTTCTCCGCCATTCCCGACGTCGACGTGACCTTGATCGCGATCGAAGCACGCGAGGGCGACCTGATCGACCTGATGCAGGACTTCGTCGCCCGCTACCCGGCGCTGCGTTTTTCGAGCCTGCCGTCGTTCGCGACCGCCGAGCGGCCGATGCAGATCGAGTTCGGCTTCACCGGCCAGAGCGCGCTGGCGGCGATCGCGCTGGCCGAGCTGGAGAAGGCGCTCAAGGCGCGCGACTATACCGTGCTGCCGGGAAAAAGCGCCTGA
- a CDS encoding YdcF family protein produces MMTDVSPLVLVHQLAGAFFLPPLLWLWPMLIGALFIRRGWRKVGRALWVLAFAGLYLAATPQMALWLARGLETDPPISADALASVDAIVVLGGGKRPSPEYGGETVSLDTLSRVRYGAWLSARSGKPLLVTGGAPLGGNAEGSLMAGVLENEFKRPVRWRETASNTTQENAQNSAKILLPQGVKRIALVSQAWHLRRAVGFFGEQGLAVVPAPTGFIRYDGPAFLRWVPQGRAMQEVYSLTREYIGMLYYALRGQLAGG; encoded by the coding sequence ATGATGACCGACGTCAGCCCCCTCGTGCTGGTTCACCAGCTCGCGGGGGCTTTTTTCTTGCCGCCTCTGCTGTGGCTGTGGCCGATGCTGATAGGCGCGCTCTTCATTCGGCGCGGCTGGCGCAAGGTTGGCCGAGCCTTGTGGGTCTTGGCCTTCGCAGGGCTCTATCTCGCGGCGACGCCGCAGATGGCGCTATGGCTCGCGCGAGGCCTCGAGACCGATCCGCCGATTTCAGCGGACGCGCTCGCCTCGGTCGACGCCATCGTCGTGCTCGGCGGCGGCAAGCGGCCGTCGCCCGAATACGGCGGCGAGACGGTCAGCCTCGACACGCTGTCGCGCGTGCGCTATGGCGCGTGGCTTTCCGCTCGCTCCGGCAAGCCGCTGCTGGTCACCGGCGGCGCGCCCTTGGGCGGGAATGCCGAAGGCAGTCTGATGGCTGGAGTGCTGGAGAACGAGTTCAAGCGGCCGGTGCGCTGGCGCGAGACGGCGTCGAACACCACGCAGGAAAATGCGCAGAACAGCGCGAAGATCCTGCTGCCGCAAGGCGTCAAACGCATCGCGCTCGTCAGCCAGGCCTGGCACCTCAGGCGCGCCGTAGGGTTTTTCGGCGAACAGGGCTTAGCCGTCGTGCCGGCTCCGACCGGCTTCATCCGCTACGACGGCCCGGCCTTCCTCCGCTGGGTGCCGCAGGGCAGGGCGATGCAGGAGGTGTACAGCCTGACGCGGGAATACATCGGCATGCTGTACTATGCGCTGCGTGGACAACTCGCAGGGGGCTGA
- a CDS encoding ABC transporter ATP-binding protein has translation MAEQLLNIEGIHKRFGGLHALNNVTLSINQGEIYGLIGPNGAGKTTLFNVLTGLYMPDEGRFTFRGQNLFCAKPHKVVETGIARTFQNIRLFGEMTALENVMVGRHIRSKASAIGAILRDKRTRAEEASICEKAYELLDYVGITEVADEHARNLSYGHQRRLEIARALATEPTLLALDEPAAGMNPRETDDLKHLMEKIRKDGVTILLIEHDVKLMMGLCDRIAVLDYGKKIAEGIPEMVRKDPKVIEAYLGVAST, from the coding sequence ATGGCAGAACAACTCCTGAACATCGAGGGGATTCACAAGCGTTTCGGCGGTCTGCACGCGCTCAACAACGTGACCCTCTCCATCAATCAAGGCGAGATTTACGGTTTGATCGGCCCGAACGGCGCCGGCAAGACCACGCTCTTTAACGTACTCACCGGCCTTTACATGCCGGACGAAGGCCGCTTCACCTTCCGCGGCCAGAACCTGTTCTGCGCCAAGCCGCACAAGGTGGTGGAGACGGGCATCGCCCGTACCTTCCAGAACATCCGCCTGTTCGGCGAGATGACCGCGCTGGAAAACGTGATGGTCGGCCGCCACATCCGTTCCAAGGCGAGCGCCATCGGCGCCATCCTGCGCGACAAGCGCACCCGCGCCGAGGAGGCGTCGATCTGCGAGAAGGCGTATGAACTGCTCGACTACGTCGGCATCACCGAAGTGGCCGACGAACACGCGCGCAACCTTTCCTACGGTCACCAGCGCCGTCTGGAAATCGCCCGCGCGCTCGCGACCGAGCCGACGCTGTTGGCGCTCGACGAGCCGGCCGCCGGCATGAACCCGCGCGAGACCGACGACCTCAAGCACCTGATGGAAAAAATCCGCAAGGATGGCGTGACCATCCTTCTGATCGAACACGACGTGAAGCTGATGATGGGCTTGTGCGACCGCATCGCGGTGCTCGACTACGGCAAGAAGATCGCCGAGGGCATCCCGGAAATGGTCCGCAAAGACCCGAAAGTGATCGAAGCCTACCTGGGGGTCGCAAGCACATGA
- a CDS encoding ABC transporter permease subunit, giving the protein MAIANKLDANKKIGLYLAMGVVLAVLPILIGGAFGNSWVRTLDFALLYIMLALGLNMVVGFAGLLDLGFIAFYAVGAYGYALLSSPHFGIHLPFYITIPLGALIAAFFGVLLGAPVLRLKGDYLAIVTLGFGEIVRIFINNLNAPVNITNGPQGINLIDPVKVAGVSLGKPLEIAGYSINPVYLYYYFFLILTVLVVIMASRLQRSRIGRAWVALRENDIAAAAMGINIRNIKLLAFALGALSGGIAGGLFASFQGFISPESFGLLESIMILAMIVLGGMGNIPGVILGAVMLTLAPEFLRDVIGPVQMATFGRMIVDPENARMLLFGLAMVVMMLIRPEGVWPSKRRQAEFKDAKKG; this is encoded by the coding sequence ATGGCAATTGCAAATAAGCTCGACGCCAACAAGAAGATCGGCCTCTACCTCGCGATGGGCGTGGTGCTGGCGGTGCTGCCGATCCTGATCGGCGGCGCCTTCGGCAACTCGTGGGTCCGCACGCTGGACTTCGCGCTGCTCTACATCATGCTGGCGCTCGGCCTCAATATGGTGGTGGGCTTCGCCGGCCTCTTGGACCTGGGCTTCATCGCGTTTTACGCGGTCGGCGCGTATGGCTACGCGCTGCTCAGTTCGCCGCACTTCGGCATCCATCTGCCGTTCTACATCACCATCCCGCTCGGGGCGCTCATCGCCGCCTTCTTCGGGGTGCTGCTGGGGGCGCCGGTGCTGCGGCTGAAGGGCGACTACCTGGCGATCGTGACGCTCGGTTTCGGTGAGATCGTCCGTATCTTCATCAACAACCTGAACGCACCGGTGAACATCACCAACGGCCCGCAGGGGATCAACCTGATCGACCCGGTGAAAGTGGCCGGCGTGTCGCTCGGCAAGCCGCTCGAGATCGCCGGTTACAGCATCAACCCCGTCTATCTCTATTACTACTTCTTCCTGATCCTGACCGTGCTGGTGGTGATCATGGCCTCGCGTCTGCAGCGTTCGCGTATCGGCCGTGCCTGGGTGGCGCTGCGCGAGAACGACATCGCCGCGGCGGCCATGGGCATCAACATCCGCAACATCAAGCTGCTCGCCTTCGCGTTGGGCGCGCTGTCGGGCGGTATCGCGGGCGGTTTGTTCGCGTCGTTCCAGGGCTTCATCTCGCCCGAGTCGTTCGGCCTGCTCGAATCGATCATGATCCTCGCGATGATCGTGCTGGGCGGCATGGGGAATATCCCGGGCGTGATCCTCGGCGCGGTGATGCTGACGCTGGCGCCGGAATTCCTGCGCGACGTGATCGGCCCGGTGCAGATGGCGACCTTCGGCCGCATGATCGTCGACCCGGAAAACGCCCGCATGCTGCTGTTCGGCCTTGCCATGGTGGTGATGATGCTGATCCGCCCGGAAGGCGTCTGGCCCTCCAAGCGCCGTCAGGCCGAATTCAAGGATGCGAAGAAAGGTTGA
- a CDS encoding branched-chain amino acid ABC transporter permease, with translation MDIFLQQILNGLVLGSIYALIALGYTMVYGIMGLINFAHGEIVMVGAMVTITVISTLMGAGVAVPGPLLVLIGLMVAIPACMLLGFTIERVAYRPLRNAPRLAPLITAIGLSIVLQQVAILIWGRNYIPFPPILTHETISFMGASITELQLMIIVLCLVIMGGLLLMVEKTKLGRAMRATSQNPAVAGLMGVNVNTVISATFMIGSGLGAVAGVMVATNYDQAHYYMGFLIGLKAFTAAVLGGIGNLGGAVAGGLLLGIIESLGAGYIGTLTGGFLGSHYQDIFAFMVLILVLIFRPSGLLGEKMADRA, from the coding sequence GTGGATATTTTTCTGCAGCAAATACTCAATGGTCTCGTCCTGGGGAGCATCTACGCGCTGATCGCGCTGGGCTACACCATGGTTTACGGGATCATGGGTCTGATCAACTTCGCCCATGGCGAAATCGTCATGGTGGGCGCGATGGTAACGATCACCGTCATCTCCACGCTGATGGGAGCCGGCGTCGCCGTGCCGGGGCCGCTTCTGGTCCTGATCGGCCTAATGGTGGCGATTCCGGCGTGCATGTTGCTCGGTTTCACCATCGAGAGGGTGGCCTACCGGCCGCTGCGCAACGCGCCGCGCCTGGCGCCGCTGATTACCGCGATCGGTTTGTCGATCGTGCTTCAGCAAGTCGCGATCCTGATCTGGGGCCGCAACTACATTCCCTTCCCGCCGATTCTCACTCACGAAACCATCAGTTTCATGGGCGCCAGCATCACCGAGCTCCAGCTGATGATCATCGTGCTGTGTCTGGTCATCATGGGCGGCCTGCTGCTGATGGTCGAAAAGACCAAGCTGGGCCGCGCGATGCGCGCCACCAGCCAGAACCCGGCGGTGGCCGGCCTGATGGGCGTGAACGTCAACACCGTGATCTCGGCGACCTTCATGATCGGCTCCGGCCTCGGCGCAGTTGCCGGCGTGATGGTGGCGACCAACTACGACCAGGCCCACTACTACATGGGCTTCCTGATCGGTCTTAAAGCGTTTACCGCGGCGGTGCTCGGCGGCATCGGCAACCTCGGCGGCGCGGTGGCGGGCGGTTTGCTGCTCGGCATCATCGAGAGCCTCGGCGCCGGCTACATCGGCACGCTGACCGGCGGCTTCCTCGGTTCGCACTACCAGGACATTTTCGCCTTCATGGTGCTGATCCTGGTGTTGATCTTCCGTCCTTCTGGCCTCTTGGGCGAGAAGATGGCCGACCGTGCTTGA
- the astB gene encoding N-succinylarginine dihydrolase — protein sequence MNAYEVNFDGLVGPTHNYSGLSYGNVASTGNQNAASNPKLAAKQGLQKMKALADLGFKQGVLAPHERPDVASLRRLGFAGSDAEVVARAAKEAPAILAAATSASCMWTANAATVSPSADTADRRVHFTPANLNNKFHRSIEHPTTRRVLKAMFNDESRFAVHEALPAQMHFGDEGAANHTRFCAEYDAPGVEFFVYGASAFDASRPKPAKFPARQTLEACEAIARLHGLSEGNVVYGQQDPDTIDKGVFHNDVISVGNRNVLFHHQRAFLDQASVLSEIDRKLEAFGGRFVAVEVPEADVSVEEAVKSYLFNSQLLSRADGKMIIVVPEECRVTPRVWAYLEKLAASGGPIAEVKVFDLKQSMQNGGGPACLRLRVALNEAELAAVNPKVMMNDALFAALNTWVDRHYRDRISPEDLGDPQLLVECRAALDELTGILGMGSVYPFQLG from the coding sequence GTGAATGCTTACGAAGTGAATTTCGACGGCCTGGTCGGCCCGACGCACAACTATAGCGGCCTGTCCTACGGCAACGTCGCGTCGACCGGCAACCAGAACGCGGCGTCGAACCCGAAGCTGGCGGCCAAGCAGGGCCTGCAAAAGATGAAGGCGCTGGCCGACCTCGGCTTCAAGCAGGGTGTGCTCGCACCGCACGAGCGCCCGGACGTCGCAAGCTTGCGCCGTCTGGGTTTTGCCGGCAGCGACGCCGAGGTGGTCGCGCGCGCCGCCAAAGAGGCGCCGGCCATCCTCGCGGCCGCGACTTCGGCCTCGTGCATGTGGACCGCGAACGCCGCGACGGTGAGCCCGTCGGCCGATACGGCGGACAGGCGCGTGCACTTCACGCCGGCCAACCTGAACAACAAGTTCCACCGCTCGATCGAACACCCGACCACGCGCCGCGTGCTGAAGGCGATGTTCAACGACGAGTCGCGTTTCGCGGTGCACGAGGCGCTGCCGGCGCAGATGCACTTCGGCGACGAAGGCGCGGCCAACCATACGCGTTTCTGCGCCGAATACGACGCGCCGGGCGTCGAGTTCTTCGTCTACGGCGCGTCGGCCTTCGACGCCAGCCGTCCGAAGCCGGCCAAATTTCCGGCGCGCCAGACGCTGGAAGCGTGCGAGGCTATAGCCCGTCTGCACGGCCTTTCCGAAGGCAACGTCGTCTACGGTCAGCAGGACCCGGACACGATCGACAAGGGCGTGTTCCACAACGACGTGATCTCGGTCGGCAACCGCAACGTGCTGTTCCACCATCAGCGCGCCTTCCTCGACCAGGCGTCGGTGCTGTCGGAAATCGACCGCAAGCTCGAGGCCTTTGGCGGCCGCTTTGTCGCGGTCGAGGTGCCCGAGGCCGATGTCAGCGTGGAGGAGGCGGTCAAGAGCTATCTGTTCAACAGTCAGCTCTTGTCGCGCGCCGACGGCAAGATGATCATCGTCGTACCCGAAGAATGCCGCGTGACGCCGCGTGTCTGGGCGTATCTCGAAAAACTGGCGGCGAGCGGCGGCCCGATCGCCGAGGTGAAGGTGTTCGACCTGAAGCAGAGTATGCAGAACGGCGGCGGGCCGGCCTGCCTGCGCCTGCGCGTGGCGCTGAACGAGGCAGAACTCGCCGCGGTGAATCCGAAGGTGATGATGAACGACGCCTTGTTCGCGGCGCTCAACACCTGGGTCGACCGTCATTATCGTGACCGTATCTCGCCCGAAGACCTCGGCGATCCGCAACTGCTGGTCGAATGCCGCGCGGCGCTCGACGAACTGACCGGCATTCTCGGTATGGGATCGGTTTATCCCTTCCAGCTCGGCTGA